A genomic window from Candidatus Methylomirabilota bacterium includes:
- a CDS encoding peroxidase-related enzyme (This protein belongs to a clade of uncharacterized proteins related to peroxidases such as the alkylhydroperoxidase AhpD.) yields MAYIRMVGPEEAEGHLKAIYETDRTQWGTVSPVTRMWSLRPDALEAYLAFKKTVFFGGTTLGRVREELLALVLSALTRCSFCAVTHGEFLRQALGADHARVVEIARDYRQAGLEPADVAMLDFAVKVTEASDRVTADDVEDLRRAGFDETQILDIILVAAYRNFMSRVVNAAGLTLEGPARALPDTFKAALATGRPI; encoded by the coding sequence ATGGCGTACATCCGGATGGTCGGCCCCGAGGAGGCCGAGGGCCACCTGAAGGCGATCTACGAGACAGATCGCACCCAGTGGGGCACCGTCTCGCCGGTCACCCGGATGTGGAGCCTGCGTCCGGACGCCCTCGAGGCCTACCTCGCCTTCAAGAAGACCGTCTTCTTCGGCGGGACCACGCTGGGACGGGTCCGCGAGGAGCTTCTGGCGCTGGTCCTGTCCGCCCTCACCCGCTGCTCGTTCTGCGCGGTCACCCACGGCGAGTTCCTGCGCCAGGCCCTCGGCGCCGATCATGCCCGCGTCGTGGAAATCGCCCGCGACTACCGGCAGGCCGGCCTCGAGCCGGCCGATGTGGCGATGCTCGACTTCGCCGTCAAGGTGACCGAGGCCTCGGACCGGGTCACCGCCGACGATGTCGAGGACCTGCGCCGGGCCGGCTTCGACGAGACCCAGATCCTGGACATCATCCTGGTGGCCGCCTACCGGAACTTCATGAGCCGCGTGGTCAACGCGGCCGGCCTCACGCTCGAGGGCCCGGCGCGGGCGCTCCCTGACACCTTCAAGGCGGCGCTCGCCACCGGGCGCCCGATCTGA
- a CDS encoding ABC transporter permease: protein MSEWVLARTAAPGRSRIQAGLGRLRGKLLVSSLVILALAAVAGLAPWLAPYSPSEQDLLQSNRAPSGAHWLGTDVLGRDVLSRMMWGTRVSLAVGVAVVAMEIVIGAGLGLVAGYRGGWLDLLALRMADVTLAFPPLLFAILTVALLGPSLLNILVALMLVGWPELARLVRSEVLGLRALEFVEAAHALGARPTRVLGVHLVPNVANSILVQSSLRVGQVIVAESVLSFLGIGLQPPTPSWGSMISEGLEYIRTAPHLTVFPGAGLVLIVLAFNFLGEGLRDALDPRLARTER from the coding sequence ATGAGTGAGTGGGTCCTGGCGAGGACCGCCGCGCCCGGACGCAGCCGGATCCAGGCCGGTCTCGGCCGGCTACGTGGCAAGCTCCTCGTCTCGAGCCTGGTGATCCTGGCTCTCGCCGCGGTCGCCGGGCTGGCCCCGTGGCTCGCGCCGTACAGCCCGAGCGAGCAGGATCTCCTCCAGTCGAACCGCGCCCCTTCCGGAGCCCACTGGCTCGGGACCGACGTGCTCGGGCGGGACGTCCTCTCCCGCATGATGTGGGGCACCCGCGTCTCGCTCGCGGTCGGGGTCGCGGTGGTCGCCATGGAGATCGTCATCGGGGCCGGCCTCGGCCTCGTGGCCGGCTACCGGGGTGGCTGGCTGGACCTCCTCGCGCTCCGGATGGCCGACGTGACGCTGGCCTTCCCGCCGCTGCTGTTCGCCATCCTCACCGTGGCGCTCCTCGGCCCGAGCCTCCTGAACATCCTGGTGGCGCTCATGCTGGTGGGCTGGCCGGAGCTGGCGCGCCTGGTCCGGAGCGAAGTGCTGGGGCTCCGGGCGCTCGAGTTCGTGGAAGCCGCCCATGCGCTGGGAGCTCGCCCCACGCGGGTCCTCGGGGTCCACCTCGTCCCGAACGTGGCCAACAGCATCCTCGTCCAATCGAGCCTCCGCGTCGGCCAGGTCATCGTCGCCGAATCTGTCCTGTCGTTCCTCGGGATCGGCCTCCAGCCGCCGACGCCCTCCTGGGGCTCGATGATCAGCGAGGGCCTCGAGTACATCCGCACCGCGCCCCATCTCACGGTGTTCCCCGGGGCCGGGCTCGTCCTCATCGTCCTGGCCTTCAACTTCCTCGGCGAGGGGCTCCGCGATGCCCTGGACCCCCGGCTGGCCCGCACAGAGAGGTGA
- a CDS encoding ABC transporter permease, whose amino-acid sequence MLRYVCLRLGLTVPVLLAASLVIFVLGRLAPGDPVALILAEQQSNPEIVDRIRAEFGFDEPIPVQYLYWLRQALRGDLGISFFRFGRPVTAILAEGLATTVKLAAVALAIAVVFGVGLGVCGAVWRWTWVDSLSLLVALLGVSVPRFVLGPVGILVFALTLHVLPVAGWGRWEHYLLPAVVLSAHGVATICRLTRSSLLETLGRDYVRTARAKGCPERTVILRHALRNALVPVVTLVGTSFGFLLSGSFIVETIFNVPGLGRLGVTAIFQRDYPVIQGITLVMVFLFLLINLAVDLTYSVLNPRVRYE is encoded by the coding sequence TTGCTCCGGTACGTCTGCCTGCGGCTCGGTCTCACCGTCCCCGTCCTGCTGGCGGCGTCGCTCGTCATCTTCGTCCTCGGCCGCCTGGCCCCGGGCGATCCCGTCGCGCTGATCCTGGCCGAGCAGCAGAGCAACCCCGAGATCGTGGATCGGATTCGGGCCGAGTTCGGGTTCGACGAGCCGATCCCGGTGCAGTACCTCTACTGGCTTCGGCAGGCCCTGCGCGGGGATCTGGGCATCTCGTTCTTCCGCTTCGGCCGGCCGGTGACGGCCATCCTCGCCGAGGGGCTGGCGACGACCGTCAAGCTCGCCGCCGTCGCGCTGGCCATCGCGGTCGTCTTCGGCGTGGGGCTCGGCGTCTGCGGCGCCGTGTGGCGCTGGACCTGGGTCGACAGCCTGAGCCTGCTGGTGGCCCTGCTCGGTGTGTCAGTCCCGCGCTTCGTGCTGGGGCCGGTGGGGATCCTCGTCTTCGCCCTCACCCTGCACGTGCTGCCGGTCGCCGGCTGGGGCCGGTGGGAGCACTACCTCCTCCCGGCGGTCGTCCTCTCGGCCCACGGGGTCGCCACGATCTGCCGCCTCACCCGCTCCTCGCTGCTGGAGACCCTCGGACGTGACTACGTCCGGACGGCCCGCGCCAAGGGGTGCCCCGAGCGGACGGTGATCCTGCGCCACGCCCTCCGGAACGCCCTGGTCCCCGTCGTCACGCTGGTAGGCACGTCCTTCGGCTTCCTCCTGTCGGGATCGTTCATCGTGGAGACCATCTTCAACGTGCCGGGCCTCGGTCGGTTGGGCGTCACCGCCATCTTCCAGCGCGATTACCCCGTGATCCAGGGCATCACCCTGGTCATGGTCTTCCTGTTCCTGCTCATCAACCTCGCCGTCGACCTCACCTACTCGGTCTTGAATCCCCGGGTCCGCTATGAGTGA
- a CDS encoding ABC transporter substrate-binding protein, with protein MGRRPFTTILVLLAALGSSGLASTAAALPGVLRVAIFGDPDAFDPPVGTSLPADTIVSHVYDSLLAADAQGRDVAALAERWEVSPDGKVFTFGLRRGVKFHNGRELTAEDVKYSYERALKPELKAPAASYLLPIAGAQEFRDGKARDVTGITVLDRARVRIEFTRPNPLFVKHAQSARLAIVNREATEAAGGKITEKNLVGTGPFVFKGGRTNYQWLMEAFPDYYQGKPRISRLELCVVPDENTRLAQYENGELDLIEPPVSALERIRKDPALARELLVKPRARSVVFGLNYAVQPVFRDRRVRQALALAFDRKLIAQVILQGTVEPGRSIVPPSVYTIDTSALRGPGYEPDRARKLLAEAGFPDGKGFPSLELVTRPQTVYVRASEAVANMLQKSLGIAVQVRSVEFGKYIKDLNARNVTAFFLHAWTAEYLSPQYFFGDLIHSRGPRNRFNYASPQVDALLDRADQTVNTEERQRLYLEAEKLTIDDVAVLPFYNDTYSFLVKPYVTGLEFTPTGPGYLPVSRVSVER; from the coding sequence ATGGGGCGACGGCCCTTCACGACGATCCTCGTCCTGCTCGCGGCCCTCGGCTCGTCCGGCCTCGCCTCGACGGCGGCGGCGCTGCCCGGCGTGCTGCGCGTCGCGATCTTCGGCGATCCCGACGCCTTCGACCCGCCGGTCGGCACGAGCCTCCCGGCCGACACGATCGTGAGCCACGTCTACGACAGCCTCCTGGCCGCCGACGCCCAGGGCCGGGACGTCGCGGCGCTGGCCGAGCGCTGGGAGGTCTCGCCGGACGGCAAGGTCTTCACGTTCGGCCTCCGGCGCGGGGTGAAGTTTCACAACGGCCGCGAGCTCACCGCGGAGGACGTCAAGTACTCCTACGAGCGGGCGCTCAAGCCGGAGCTCAAGGCGCCGGCCGCCTCGTATCTCCTCCCCATCGCCGGCGCCCAGGAGTTCCGCGACGGGAAGGCCAGGGACGTCACCGGCATCACGGTGCTGGACCGTGCCCGCGTCCGGATCGAGTTCACGCGGCCCAACCCCCTGTTCGTCAAGCATGCCCAGAGCGCCCGCCTCGCCATCGTGAACCGCGAGGCGACCGAGGCCGCCGGTGGCAAGATCACCGAGAAGAACCTGGTCGGGACCGGGCCGTTCGTGTTCAAGGGCGGGCGGACCAACTACCAGTGGCTGATGGAGGCGTTTCCGGACTACTACCAGGGGAAGCCCCGGATCAGCCGCCTCGAGCTCTGCGTGGTCCCGGACGAGAACACGCGGCTGGCCCAGTACGAGAACGGTGAGCTCGACCTGATCGAGCCGCCCGTCAGCGCGCTGGAGCGGATCCGCAAGGACCCCGCGCTCGCCCGGGAGCTTCTGGTGAAGCCCCGGGCCCGCTCGGTGGTCTTCGGCCTCAACTACGCGGTCCAGCCGGTGTTCCGTGATCGGCGAGTGCGCCAGGCGCTGGCCCTCGCCTTCGACCGGAAGCTCATCGCCCAGGTCATCCTGCAGGGAACCGTGGAGCCGGGACGGAGCATCGTCCCACCCTCCGTCTACACGATCGACACCTCAGCCCTCAGGGGTCCCGGCTACGAGCCCGACCGGGCCCGGAAGCTCCTGGCCGAGGCCGGGTTCCCGGACGGCAAGGGTTTCCCGTCCCTCGAGCTGGTCACGCGGCCTCAGACGGTCTACGTGAGGGCCTCCGAGGCGGTCGCCAACATGCTGCAGAAGAGTCTGGGCATCGCCGTCCAGGTCCGGAGCGTCGAGTTCGGCAAGTACATCAAGGACCTCAACGCCCGCAATGTGACGGCCTTCTTCCTCCATGCCTGGACGGCCGAGTATCTGAGCCCGCAGTATTTCTTCGGCGACCTGATCCACTCCCGGGGGCCCCGGAACCGATTCAACTACGCGAGCCCCCAGGTGGACGCCCTCCTCGACCGGGCCGACCAGACGGTAAACACGGAGGAGCGCCAGCGGCTCTACCTGGAGGCGGAGAAGCTCACCATCGACGACGTCGCCGTCCTGCCCTTTTACAACGACACCTACAGCTTCCTGGTGAAACCGTATGTGACGGGGCTCGAGTTCACGCCCACGGGGCCCGGCTATCTGCCGGTGAGCCGCGTCTCCGTCGAGCGCTAG
- a CDS encoding LLM class flavin-dependent oxidoreductase: MRIRWGLSVPNRGVVIGAADPKDLVAMCELADRSELFDAVFTGDNLISKPRLDAIVFLSLVAGRTRRVTLGTACMASFIFRHPIVLANQWAALDLLSEGRTLLVACLGGGPSTKTGHRSPSGARWEVEFAAMGTTTAERVGRMVEGIQILRALWTGEAVSHHGRFYRFDDVRLNVTPVQRPCPIAIASNPQAPYADEATIERALKRVGEVGDGWQVEMSTPDEFGARWQRILAHAAAAGRHPLPATSMIHFYVNVQDRSQAAFDEARRFYEAYHLGSFPEEYLRWRLVTGTPTEVTERIARFLDAGCTLPILRFASWDPMGQMRRAMETVLPALREHVPATRP, encoded by the coding sequence ATGAGGATCCGCTGGGGGCTGAGCGTCCCGAACCGGGGCGTCGTGATCGGCGCCGCCGACCCGAAGGACCTCGTGGCCATGTGCGAGCTGGCCGACCGCTCGGAGCTCTTCGACGCCGTGTTCACGGGTGACAACCTCATCTCGAAGCCCCGCCTCGACGCCATCGTCTTCCTGTCGCTGGTGGCCGGCCGGACACGCCGGGTGACGCTCGGCACCGCCTGCATGGCGAGCTTCATCTTTCGCCACCCCATCGTGCTCGCGAACCAGTGGGCGGCCCTGGACCTGCTGAGTGAGGGCCGCACGCTCCTGGTGGCCTGCCTCGGCGGCGGGCCGAGCACGAAGACGGGGCATCGCTCCCCGAGCGGGGCGCGCTGGGAGGTCGAATTCGCGGCGATGGGCACGACCACCGCCGAGCGGGTGGGCCGGATGGTGGAGGGCATCCAGATCCTGCGCGCCCTGTGGACGGGGGAAGCCGTGTCGCACCACGGCCGCTTTTACCGGTTCGACGACGTCCGGCTCAATGTCACCCCGGTCCAGCGCCCCTGTCCCATCGCCATCGCCTCGAATCCGCAGGCGCCCTACGCCGACGAGGCGACCATCGAGCGGGCGCTCAAGCGCGTCGGCGAAGTGGGCGACGGCTGGCAGGTGGAGATGAGCACCCCCGACGAGTTCGGGGCGCGCTGGCAGCGCATCCTCGCCCACGCGGCTGCGGCCGGGCGCCATCCGCTCCCGGCGACGTCGATGATCCATTTCTACGTGAACGTCCAGGACCGGAGCCAGGCCGCCTTCGACGAGGCCCGGCGGTTCTACGAGGCGTACCACCTGGGCAGCTTCCCCGAGGAGTATCTCCGGTGGCGCCTGGTGACGGGGACGCCGACCGAGGTGACCGAGCGCATCGCCCGCTTCCTCGACGCGGGATGCACTCTCCCGATCCTGCGCTTCGCGAGCTGGGACCCGATGGGGCAGATGCGCCGGGCGATGGAGACGGTCCTGCCCGCCCTGCGGGAGCACGTTCCGGCAACGCGGCCCTGA